One window of Brevibacterium pigmentatum genomic DNA carries:
- a CDS encoding alpha-hydroxy acid oxidase: protein MVKRQIPQPAEIFELMKFKKFELDPKKRRLENALTIEDLRKIAKRRTPAAAFDYTDGAAEGEISMERSVQSFRDIEFHPSILKDVTNVDTSTQIMGGSSAMPFGIAPTGFTRLMQTEGETAGAGAAGAAGIPFTLSTLGTTSIEDVKKVNPHGRNWFQLYVMKQRDISYGLVERAKNAGFDTLFFTVDAPVAGARLRDTRNGFSIPPQLTPQTILNAIPRPWWWWDFLTTPKLEFASLSETGGTVGELLDSAMDPSINFDDLAEIRAMWPGKFSVKGVQTLEDAKKLADLGVDSIVLSNHGGRQLDRAPVPFELLPEVAREIGKDVEIIIDTGIRNGADIVASLALGADFTLIGRAYLFGLMAGGREGVDRTIEILGEQVERTMRLLQVADVSELNPTHVTQLRQFNRDDRAEIIGSRPARG from the coding sequence ATGGTCAAGAGGCAGATTCCTCAGCCGGCCGAGATCTTCGAGCTGATGAAGTTCAAGAAGTTCGAACTCGACCCGAAGAAGCGCCGCTTGGAGAATGCGCTGACAATCGAGGACCTGCGCAAGATCGCGAAGCGCCGGACCCCGGCCGCGGCGTTCGACTACACGGATGGGGCCGCCGAGGGCGAGATCTCGATGGAGCGCTCGGTCCAGTCCTTCCGCGATATCGAGTTCCACCCCTCGATCCTCAAGGACGTCACGAACGTCGATACCTCGACCCAGATCATGGGCGGCAGCTCGGCCATGCCCTTCGGCATCGCGCCCACCGGCTTCACTCGGCTCATGCAGACCGAAGGCGAGACCGCTGGCGCCGGAGCCGCCGGTGCTGCAGGCATTCCGTTCACTCTCTCGACGCTGGGGACGACCTCGATCGAGGACGTGAAGAAGGTCAACCCGCATGGGCGCAACTGGTTCCAGCTCTACGTGATGAAGCAGCGCGACATCTCCTACGGTCTCGTCGAGCGGGCGAAGAACGCCGGATTCGACACCCTGTTCTTCACCGTCGACGCCCCCGTCGCCGGTGCCCGCCTGCGCGATACGCGCAACGGCTTCTCCATTCCACCGCAGCTGACCCCGCAGACGATCCTCAACGCGATCCCGCGTCCCTGGTGGTGGTGGGACTTCCTGACCACTCCGAAGCTCGAGTTCGCCTCCCTGTCCGAGACTGGCGGCACCGTCGGCGAGCTCCTCGACTCGGCAATGGATCCCTCCATCAACTTCGACGACCTCGCCGAAATCCGCGCAATGTGGCCCGGCAAGTTCTCCGTCAAGGGCGTGCAGACGCTCGAGGATGCGAAAAAGCTCGCCGACCTCGGTGTCGATTCGATCGTCCTGTCCAACCACGGCGGACGTCAGCTCGACCGTGCCCCCGTCCCCTTCGAACTCCTCCCCGAGGTGGCTCGTGAGATCGGCAAGGACGTGGAGATCATCATCGACACCGGAATCCGCAACGGCGCCGACATCGTCGCCTCGCTGGCACTCGGCGCGGACTTCACGCTCATCGGCCGTGCCTACCTCTTCGGTCTCATGGCCGGCGGTCGGGAAGGTGTGGATCGGACGATCGAGATCCTCGGCGAGCAGGTCGAGCGGACCATGCGCCTGCTCCAGGTCGCCGACGTCTCCGAGCTGAACCCGACGCATGTGACCCAGCTGCGTCAGTTCAACCGTGACGATCGCGCGGA
- a CDS encoding L-lactate permease: MYTPEIAPVADSLLWSSLLAILPLLTIFVTLGALKWKAHWAGLTAVGVALIVAIAAYGMPVGLAALSATQGFAFGLFPIMWIVITAIWLYELTVRSGHFEDLRLVINVISDDPRIQAIIVAFCFGGLLEALAGFGAPVAITGVMLVAVGFTAMRAAVVVLVANTAPVAFGAIAIPIITAGTLTGIDYQDIGAMVGHQTPFLAAVVPLFLVLLVDGRRGLKQIWPLALVVGIAFGLAQWVSATFLSVELTDIIASLVGLAAVVIMLRFWKPKGGQDALDRMADEREHEGADAPDAGGASAAVATDVKKETAPLTGSRVFLALFPYLLVIVIFSVAKLVPALNDWLASTDVKIPWPGLHGTILNAAGEVSTSTVYNFQWLSSPGTLLLISGVIVAIVYKMSAKDAVDVFIVNVVKMKFSILTVGSVLALAYVMNLSGQTITIGTWIAGTGAFFAFLSPILGWLGTAVTGSDTSANALFATLQQTAAHEAGLNPLLLVGANSSGGVLGKMVSPQNLTIAATAVGLLGREASILRRVIGWSLGMLVVMCLLVGLQSTVLSWMVPGS, from the coding sequence ATGTACACACCTGAAATCGCACCGGTGGCCGACAGCCTGCTGTGGTCGTCCCTGCTGGCGATACTGCCGCTGCTGACGATCTTCGTTACCCTCGGCGCGCTCAAATGGAAGGCCCACTGGGCCGGACTGACCGCCGTCGGCGTCGCTCTCATCGTCGCGATCGCCGCCTACGGAATGCCGGTCGGACTCGCCGCGCTCTCAGCGACACAGGGGTTCGCCTTCGGACTGTTTCCGATCATGTGGATCGTCATCACCGCGATCTGGCTCTACGAACTCACCGTGCGCTCGGGACACTTCGAGGACCTGCGGTTGGTCATCAACGTCATCTCCGATGACCCCCGCATCCAGGCCATCATCGTCGCCTTCTGCTTCGGCGGCCTCCTCGAAGCGCTCGCCGGATTCGGCGCCCCGGTGGCGATCACCGGTGTCATGCTCGTCGCCGTCGGCTTCACCGCCATGCGTGCCGCCGTCGTCGTCCTCGTTGCCAACACCGCCCCCGTGGCCTTCGGCGCCATCGCCATCCCGATCATCACCGCCGGCACTCTGACGGGAATCGACTACCAGGACATCGGCGCCATGGTCGGTCACCAGACCCCGTTCCTCGCCGCGGTCGTGCCGCTCTTCCTCGTTCTGCTCGTCGACGGGCGACGCGGGCTGAAGCAGATCTGGCCGTTGGCCCTCGTCGTGGGCATCGCCTTCGGCCTCGCCCAGTGGGTCTCCGCCACGTTCCTCTCCGTCGAACTCACCGACATCATCGCCTCCCTCGTCGGCCTCGCCGCGGTTGTCATCATGCTGCGCTTCTGGAAGCCGAAGGGCGGCCAGGACGCACTCGACCGCATGGCCGATGAGCGCGAACATGAAGGTGCCGATGCTCCTGATGCCGGCGGTGCCTCCGCCGCCGTGGCCACCGATGTGAAGAAGGAGACCGCGCCGCTGACCGGGTCTCGAGTCTTCCTCGCGCTCTTCCCGTACCTGCTCGTGATCGTCATCTTCTCCGTGGCCAAACTCGTGCCGGCGCTGAACGACTGGCTGGCATCGACCGATGTGAAGATCCCGTGGCCCGGACTGCACGGGACCATCCTCAACGCCGCCGGCGAAGTCTCGACAAGCACGGTCTACAACTTCCAATGGCTGTCCTCACCGGGCACTCTGCTGCTCATCTCCGGCGTCATCGTGGCGATCGTGTACAAGATGTCGGCGAAGGACGCGGTCGATGTGTTCATCGTCAACGTCGTGAAGATGAAGTTCTCGATCCTCACCGTCGGCTCCGTTCTCGCGCTGGCCTATGTCATGAACCTCTCGGGCCAGACGATCACTATCGGCACCTGGATCGCCGGCACCGGAGCCTTCTTCGCCTTCCTCTCACCGATCCTCGGCTGGCTGGGCACTGCCGTGACCGGTTCGGACACCTCGGCGAACGCACTGTTCGCGACCCTGCAGCAGACCGCCGCACACGAGGCGGGGCTCAACCCGCTGCTGCTCGTCGGTGCCAATAGCTCCGGCGGCGTCCTCGGCAAGATGGTCAGCCCGCAGAACCTCACCATTGCGGCCACCGCCGTCGGCCTGCTCGGCAGGGAGGCCTCGATCCTCCGCCGCGTCATCGGCTGGTCCCTGGGCATGCTCGTCGTCATGTGTCTGCTCGTCGGACTCCAGTCGACGGTGCTGTCCTGGATGGTCCCCGGCTCCTGA
- a CDS encoding FadR/GntR family transcriptional regulator: MNDDTNEVRPDQAGGAEATAGPEWKPVNRASTYELVIDAVEEQIMAGSLGVGDPLPAERDLATKLGVSRASVREALRVLDSLGVVRSSGGSGRGAGTFIAAMPSAALTRFLRLHVALTNFSIDDVTETRIQLERSSAMLAATRADKDALAEVNAQLAMMDTPGISLETFNDADTAFHVAIAEAAGNQLFSDLTGAIRTSLRKSIFSSFSRVDDQQALMAKLQSQHHGIMDAISAGRAEEAAALTEEHIRFAASRLPGLSDT, translated from the coding sequence ATGAATGATGATACGAACGAGGTCCGCCCGGATCAGGCAGGCGGCGCCGAGGCGACTGCTGGCCCCGAATGGAAACCCGTGAACCGTGCGAGCACCTATGAGCTCGTCATCGATGCCGTCGAAGAGCAGATCATGGCCGGTTCGCTGGGGGTCGGAGATCCCCTCCCGGCCGAACGCGACCTGGCGACGAAGCTCGGCGTCAGTCGCGCCAGTGTGCGCGAGGCGCTGCGCGTGCTCGACAGCCTCGGCGTCGTCCGGTCTTCGGGCGGGTCCGGCCGCGGTGCCGGCACGTTCATCGCTGCAATGCCCTCGGCAGCGCTCACACGTTTCCTCCGCCTTCACGTCGCGCTCACGAACTTCAGCATCGATGACGTGACGGAGACGCGCATCCAGCTCGAACGCTCCAGTGCGATGCTCGCGGCGACTCGTGCCGATAAGGATGCGCTGGCCGAGGTCAACGCGCAGCTGGCGATGATGGACACTCCCGGGATCAGCCTGGAGACCTTCAACGACGCGGACACCGCCTTCCACGTCGCCATCGCTGAGGCGGCGGGCAATCAGCTGTTCTCCGACCTCACCGGGGCCATCCGCACCTCTCTGCGGAAATCGATCTTCTCCTCATTCAGCCGGGTCGACGACCAGCAGGCGCTGATGGCGAAGCTGCAGTCCCAACACCACGGGATCATGGACGCCATCAGCGCCGGTCGCGCCGAGGAAGCCGCAGCCCTGACCGAGGAGCACATCCGCTTCGCCGCCTCACGCCTACCCGGCCTCTCAGACACCTGA
- a CDS encoding efflux RND transporter permease subunit — MDDVPVSMFAVSGGDPTTLGDRLESDLVPELRALDGVSNVEVTGQDEQRVTITFRPEDVAEKNVVESSVPEELEAAGAVVPAGRSAQGEISMAVEVGTEVDAVDQIEKTPLRTADGTVLLGDVADVDLDSIEKTSLSRADGKDSVTVSVTKDQDANVVDVSHKVADTLDRVAPKLGDDTEFSTIFDQAPEIEKSIHDLSVEGGLGLIFAIFVILTFLGSFRSTIVAAISIPMSLLIAMIGLQIGDYTLNILTLGALTIAVGRVVDDSIVVIENIRRRQGTTDLSVEDIVASVKQVAGAITASTLTTVAVFLPIAFVDGIAGQLFRPFSVTVSLALLASLVVALTIVPVFSYWVLRRSPKPLSPKRQAATDRSFELWAAKQHRRSVARAERRQKTIEKKNAKRGAKGKDLLPDATVEPVVSPAPGDGEASGRVDRLQQRSLPAILSALHHPWRTIAFSVVIFIVTMMGATFLKTDLLGSAGANSLYITQTLPAGASLEAGDKAAKRVEAVLGDDPDVDTYSTTVNGPESGAENQFNVTLAEDSEAEVATNRIRTQLDDLGKGAGEIDVQDAGGSVSEDVEVTLSGTDLGALRKAADEVTKKMADTDGVQSARNDLAADQPVIEVDVDREKAADFGFSQAEVGQAIAAALHGVEAGTITLNGQERDITLAPTHPDATPDEIRALELPVTEVQTQNAQEDATDRVEEKTDARAEEAKRKAADESAEQLESAREARDDAADQLEEARKALRDAENPPPAPSPGDMAADQVEQAREGVEQAEKGLKEANDAIDDLIDGQREQEQTQEEEQALADEQAAIPDIKGEPITVDEIAEVKKTETPATIDRADGERKVTVFATPSSGQLETVTAAATDLTETMDLPDGVSFDVGGASQEQAESFGQLGMAMAVAIVLVFLVMIATFRSFVQPLILLVSIPFAATGAVLLLLATGTPLGIPSLIGLLMLIGIVVTNAIVLIDLINKLREDGLELMDAIVHGTRLRLRPILMTAAATIFALVPMSLGLTGGGVFISQPLAIVVIGGLTSSTVLTLILVPALYLLVERRKEVRAEHKEEKRAKKRAENQARIEAETAEVAQRSDGH; from the coding sequence ATGGATGACGTTCCGGTGTCGATGTTCGCCGTCTCCGGCGGGGATCCGACCACCCTCGGCGACCGCCTCGAGTCCGACCTCGTGCCCGAACTCCGCGCCCTCGACGGAGTCTCGAACGTCGAGGTCACCGGCCAGGACGAACAGCGGGTCACCATCACGTTCCGTCCCGAGGACGTCGCGGAGAAGAACGTCGTAGAATCCTCCGTCCCCGAAGAGCTCGAGGCCGCCGGTGCGGTCGTCCCGGCCGGCCGCAGCGCCCAGGGAGAGATCTCGATGGCCGTCGAGGTCGGCACCGAGGTCGACGCCGTCGACCAGATCGAGAAGACCCCTCTGCGCACCGCCGACGGCACGGTGCTGCTCGGTGACGTCGCCGACGTCGACCTCGACTCGATCGAGAAGACCTCCCTGTCCCGCGCCGACGGCAAGGACTCCGTGACCGTATCGGTGACCAAGGACCAGGACGCCAACGTCGTCGACGTCTCCCACAAAGTCGCAGACACCCTTGACCGGGTGGCCCCGAAACTCGGAGACGACACTGAATTCTCGACGATCTTCGACCAGGCCCCGGAGATCGAGAAGTCCATCCACGACCTCTCCGTCGAAGGCGGACTCGGCCTGATCTTCGCGATCTTCGTCATCCTCACCTTCCTCGGCTCCTTCCGCTCGACAATCGTCGCCGCGATCTCGATCCCGATGTCGCTGCTCATCGCGATGATCGGACTCCAGATCGGCGACTACACCCTCAACATCCTCACCTTGGGTGCCCTGACGATCGCCGTCGGCCGCGTCGTCGACGACTCCATCGTCGTCATCGAGAACATCAGGAGGCGCCAGGGCACGACCGACCTGAGCGTCGAGGACATCGTGGCAAGCGTCAAACAGGTTGCCGGTGCCATCACCGCCTCGACCCTGACCACTGTCGCCGTGTTCCTGCCCATCGCCTTCGTCGACGGCATCGCCGGGCAGCTCTTCCGCCCCTTCTCCGTCACCGTCTCGCTCGCACTGCTCGCCTCCCTCGTCGTCGCGCTGACGATCGTCCCGGTCTTCAGCTACTGGGTGCTGCGCCGCAGCCCCAAACCACTCTCACCCAAACGGCAGGCAGCAACCGACCGCAGCTTCGAACTCTGGGCCGCCAAACAGCACCGGCGGTCCGTGGCGCGCGCCGAACGCCGACAGAAGACGATCGAGAAGAAGAACGCCAAACGCGGCGCCAAGGGCAAGGACCTGCTGCCGGACGCGACCGTCGAACCCGTCGTCTCACCGGCACCGGGCGACGGAGAGGCCTCCGGGCGGGTCGACCGTCTCCAGCAGCGCAGCCTGCCCGCGATTCTCTCCGCCCTGCACCACCCCTGGCGGACCATCGCCTTCTCCGTCGTCATCTTCATCGTCACGATGATGGGCGCGACCTTCCTCAAGACCGACCTGCTCGGTTCCGCCGGAGCCAACTCGCTCTACATCACCCAGACCCTGCCGGCGGGCGCCTCTCTCGAAGCCGGTGACAAGGCCGCGAAGCGCGTGGAAGCCGTGCTCGGCGATGATCCGGACGTCGACACTTACTCGACGACGGTCAACGGACCGGAATCCGGAGCGGAGAACCAGTTCAACGTCACCCTGGCCGAAGATTCCGAGGCCGAGGTCGCGACGAACCGCATCCGCACCCAACTCGACGACCTCGGGAAGGGCGCGGGCGAGATCGACGTCCAGGACGCCGGCGGCTCCGTCAGCGAGGACGTCGAGGTCACCCTCTCGGGCACCGACCTCGGTGCGCTGCGAAAAGCTGCCGACGAGGTGACGAAGAAGATGGCGGACACCGACGGTGTCCAGTCCGCCCGCAACGACCTCGCCGCCGACCAGCCGGTCATCGAAGTCGATGTCGATCGGGAGAAAGCCGCCGACTTTGGATTCAGCCAGGCCGAGGTCGGGCAGGCCATCGCCGCCGCACTCCACGGCGTCGAGGCCGGCACCATCACCCTCAACGGCCAGGAGCGCGACATCACCCTCGCCCCGACTCATCCGGATGCGACCCCGGACGAGATCCGTGCTCTCGAACTGCCCGTCACCGAGGTGCAGACGCAGAACGCACAGGAGGATGCGACCGACCGGGTCGAGGAGAAGACCGACGCCCGCGCCGAGGAGGCCAAGCGCAAGGCCGCAGACGAATCGGCCGAGCAGCTCGAATCCGCTCGCGAGGCCCGTGACGATGCCGCCGACCAGCTCGAAGAGGCCCGCAAGGCCCTGCGCGATGCCGAGAATCCGCCGCCAGCACCGAGCCCCGGCGATATGGCGGCCGACCAAGTGGAGCAGGCTCGCGAAGGTGTCGAGCAAGCCGAGAAGGGACTGAAGGAAGCCAACGACGCCATCGACGACCTCATCGACGGTCAGCGTGAACAGGAGCAGACCCAGGAGGAGGAACAGGCTCTTGCCGATGAGCAGGCCGCCATTCCCGACATCAAGGGTGAGCCGATCACCGTCGACGAGATCGCGGAGGTGAAGAAGACCGAGACCCCGGCGACGATCGACCGCGCCGACGGGGAACGGAAGGTCACCGTGTTCGCGACCCCGTCCAGCGGCCAGCTCGAAACGGTCACCGCTGCGGCCACCGACCTGACCGAGACCATGGATCTGCCCGACGGAGTCAGCTTCGACGTCGGCGGCGCCAGCCAGGAGCAGGCGGAGTCATTCGGTCAGCTCGGAATGGCGATGGCAGTGGCGATCGTGCTCGTGTTCCTCGTCATGATCGCGACCTTCCGCAGCTTCGTCCAGCCGCTCATCCTGCTGGTGTCGATTCCGTTCGCCGCGACCGGAGCCGTGCTGCTCCTGCTGGCGACCGGCACACCATTGGGCATTCCCTCGCTCATCGGTCTGCTCATGCTCATCGGCATCGTCGTGACGAACGCGATCGTGCTCATCGACCTCATCAACAAGCTGCGTGAGGATGGACTCGAGCTCATGGACGCGATCGTCCACGGCACCCGACTGCGCCTGCGCCCGATCCTCATGACCGCGGCCGCGACGATCTTCGCCCTCGTGCCGATGTCGCTGGGGCTGACCGGTGGGGGAGTGTTCATCTCGCAGCCACTGGCGATCGTCGTCATCGGCGGGCTCACCTCGTCGACGGTGCTCACATTGATCCTCGTTCCCGCCCTCTACCTCCTCGTCGAACGACGCAAAGAGGTCCGAGCGGAGCACAAGGAAGAGAAGCGCGCCAAGAAGCGGGCGGAGAATCAAGCGCGGATCGAAGCGGAAACCGCCGAGGTGGCCCAACGTTCCGACGGCCACTGA
- a CDS encoding efflux RND transporter permease subunit, whose translation MHLITRMSLKNRLIVGLLTLVIAVFGIVATTSLNQETMPSVDLPGTSVQATVPGASPEVIEETVTKPLETALDGVGELESVTTSTSSGMMTAEVTWPFGKDSEKMTDSIRSAVDGAKANLPR comes from the coding sequence GTGCACCTGATCACCCGGATGAGTCTGAAGAACCGCCTCATCGTCGGATTGCTCACCCTCGTGATCGCCGTCTTCGGCATTGTCGCGACCACCTCACTCAACCAGGAGACGATGCCCTCGGTCGACCTGCCCGGCACCTCGGTGCAGGCCACCGTCCCCGGAGCCTCCCCGGAGGTGATCGAGGAGACCGTCACCAAACCTCTCGAGACCGCGCTCGACGGTGTCGGCGAACTCGAATCGGTGACCACCTCCACCTCGTCGGGAATGATGACCGCCGAGGTCACCTGGCCCTTCGGCAAGGACTCCGAGAAGATGACCGACTCGATCCGCTCCGCCGTGGACGGGGCGAAGGCGAACCTGCCCCGATGA
- a CDS encoding CobW family GTP-binding protein has protein sequence MSGPKRRPAIPVILLTGYLGAGKTSLLNHLLRHPDARIGVIVNDFGDLNIDAGLVVGQVDEPLSISGGCVCCLTDDSELEDALVAMTNPGLRLDAIIVEASGFAEPLTLARMITRMGHHRFHLGGVIDVVDATMYFDTVDTSSLPPLRFAATTLVLVNKLDQVPVADRDATVDAVRARVHERNPRVLVIGTHHARLDPTLIFDPGEGERDPRRGGFDVGEDPIQPELPIRELLRQAYAEAAGELGDDGVEDGSAHHRHAQSVTVTGTGLADPDAVMDFVEDLPSGVYRVKGTVRVAVGSGQRDFVVQAVGPNVYVAEATRPAPKAPSSNVGDGEGPDADSVLVVIGEDFDTEAAEATLTAALNSGATANAQGSNRSERLLNHVRLHA, from the coding sequence ATGAGCGGACCCAAACGCAGACCTGCGATCCCGGTCATCCTGCTCACCGGCTACCTCGGCGCCGGAAAAACGAGCCTCCTCAATCACCTCCTGCGCCACCCCGACGCCCGCATCGGGGTGATCGTCAACGACTTCGGCGACCTCAACATCGACGCCGGACTCGTCGTCGGCCAAGTCGACGAACCGCTGTCGATCTCGGGCGGATGCGTGTGCTGCCTGACCGATGACTCCGAACTCGAGGACGCCCTCGTGGCGATGACGAACCCTGGTCTGCGCCTCGATGCGATCATCGTCGAAGCCAGCGGATTCGCCGAGCCCCTGACCCTGGCGCGCATGATCACCCGCATGGGCCACCACCGGTTCCACCTCGGCGGGGTCATCGACGTCGTCGACGCAACCATGTACTTCGATACCGTCGACACCTCTTCTCTGCCGCCTCTGCGCTTCGCTGCGACGACGTTGGTGCTGGTCAACAAGCTCGATCAGGTGCCTGTCGCGGACCGTGACGCCACGGTCGACGCCGTCCGCGCCCGCGTTCATGAACGCAATCCACGCGTCCTCGTCATCGGCACCCACCACGCCCGCCTCGACCCCACCCTCATCTTCGACCCGGGCGAAGGAGAGCGAGACCCCCGCCGAGGCGGCTTCGACGTAGGCGAGGACCCCATCCAACCCGAACTGCCGATCCGAGAACTGCTGCGTCAGGCCTACGCCGAGGCCGCCGGAGAGCTCGGTGACGACGGGGTTGAGGATGGATCCGCACACCACCGCCACGCCCAGTCGGTGACCGTCACCGGTACAGGACTCGCTGATCCGGACGCGGTGATGGACTTCGTCGAGGATCTCCCGTCCGGGGTGTACCGGGTGAAGGGCACCGTGCGCGTGGCCGTGGGGTCCGGTCAGCGCGACTTCGTCGTGCAGGCGGTCGGCCCGAATGTCTACGTCGCCGAGGCGACCCGACCCGCACCGAAGGCTCCATCCTCGAACGTGGGAGACGGTGAGGGGCCGGATGCGGACAGCGTCCTCGTCGTCATCGGCGAGGACTTCGACACTGAGGCAGCCGAAGCCACGCTCACCGCCGCCCTCAACAGCGGTGCCACAGCCAATGCACAGGGGAGCAACCGCTCCGAACGCCTCCTCAACCACGTCCGCCTCCACGCGTAG
- a CDS encoding Fur family transcriptional regulator, which translates to MAAPQKKTRSTAQKALIRSALETETRFVSAKQLHRRLEDEGASVGLATVYRQLNALARSGDADTITIAETQLFRACSQTEHHHHLVCERCGTAVEIDPPSEDWMRQIAASNGFEITHHVFEIFGLCAECRAAG; encoded by the coding sequence ATGGCAGCTCCGCAGAAGAAGACGCGCAGCACCGCGCAGAAGGCCCTCATCCGCTCTGCCCTGGAAACCGAGACCCGCTTCGTCTCTGCCAAGCAGCTCCACCGCCGCCTCGAAGACGAAGGCGCAAGCGTCGGCCTGGCCACCGTCTACCGACAGCTCAATGCGCTCGCACGCAGCGGCGACGCCGATACGATCACGATCGCTGAAACCCAGCTCTTCCGCGCCTGCTCGCAGACCGAGCACCATCATCACCTGGTCTGCGAGCGTTGCGGAACCGCTGTCGAGATCGACCCGCCGAGTGAGGACTGGATGCGTCAGATCGCGGCCTCGAACGGCTTCGAGATCACGCATCACGTCTTCGAGATCTTCGGCTTGTGCGCCGAATGCCGGGCGGCCGGCTGA
- a CDS encoding GTP-binding protein, which yields MRESAERGRKSVIDEIAAIAVVGLCAVERRRYAMSLAKDRGYVFVPAEQTEQGIEAIDRLVDLVGMTSGMHGFVLEYGDGADCAEIIGALSAPDTRAVLTDLVCVVDLACLHSDLDSEARAGALVAQIEFASTLALLAPGTADSSGIEGAIGLIAHLAPEARRFLLCEGAVHEPVCWQFGHRPPAAGWTAILNSEFRPPARTGSVRACRFEQARPFHPQRLQAVLGAAIGEGCWGRIVRSAGFAKLASRPYVTAHWDQAGTLLTLSPLSADPLPGDPLPGGGAELLALGQDLAFIGFDLDDAGLCQALDRAVLTDAELLAGPMAWLGYPDEFPAWDSVHRG from the coding sequence ATGCGGGAATCAGCCGAGCGCGGCCGGAAGTCTGTCATCGACGAAATCGCAGCGATCGCCGTCGTCGGGCTCTGTGCGGTCGAGCGCAGACGCTACGCGATGAGCTTGGCCAAGGACCGTGGCTATGTCTTCGTGCCCGCCGAGCAGACCGAGCAGGGCATCGAGGCGATCGACCGCCTCGTCGATCTGGTCGGCATGACTTCCGGGATGCACGGGTTCGTCCTCGAATACGGGGACGGCGCAGACTGCGCCGAGATCATCGGAGCCCTGAGTGCTCCCGACACCAGAGCCGTGCTCACCGACCTCGTCTGCGTGGTTGACCTGGCATGCCTGCACAGCGATCTCGACTCGGAGGCACGCGCCGGAGCCCTCGTCGCGCAGATCGAATTCGCCTCGACCCTGGCTCTGCTGGCGCCGGGCACTGCCGACTCGAGTGGGATCGAGGGGGCCATCGGGCTGATCGCGCACCTGGCACCCGAGGCCAGGCGCTTTCTGTTGTGCGAAGGCGCGGTGCATGAGCCGGTGTGTTGGCAGTTTGGGCACCGACCACCAGCTGCGGGGTGGACGGCGATTCTCAACTCGGAATTTCGGCCCCCGGCCCGAACGGGAAGTGTCCGCGCCTGCCGCTTCGAACAGGCCCGCCCCTTTCATCCGCAGAGACTGCAGGCAGTGCTGGGTGCCGCGATCGGCGAGGGCTGCTGGGGACGCATTGTTCGTTCTGCGGGTTTTGCGAAGCTCGCTTCCCGACCGTATGTGACAGCGCACTGGGACCAGGCGGGCACTCTGCTCACGCTCTCGCCGCTATCCGCCGATCCACTACCTGGCGATCCGCTTCCCGGCGGGGGTGCGGAACTCCTGGCGCTCGGACAGGATCTCGCATTCATCGGCTTCGACCTCGACGACGCGGGGCTGTGCCAAGCGCTCGACCGGGCCGTCCTCACCGACGCCGAGCTGCTGGCAGGTCCGATGGCCTGGTTGGGGTATCCCGACGAGTTCCCCGCGTGGGACTCCGTGCACCGAGGGTGA
- the ykgO gene encoding type B 50S ribosomal protein L36, giving the protein MKVRRSLRSLKSQPGSQVVRRRGRVYVINKKNPRFKARQG; this is encoded by the coding sequence ATGAAAGTTCGTCGTTCTCTCCGGTCGCTGAAGTCCCAGCCCGGTTCGCAGGTGGTCCGCCGCCGCGGACGCGTCTACGTCATCAACAAGAAGAATCCGCGATTCAAGGCCCGCCAGGGCTGA
- the mobA gene encoding molybdenum cofactor guanylyltransferase: MTVNAIILTGGRSRRFGGEHKPGVEVDGRPTISRILESIRGAAADAAVWVAGPADGLSSSEQEGVRVVREEPEFAGPLAGIAAAAAAFPAESADVTLVVAGDMPMITASHLGDLISICRATGRPAAGTDDRGKTQFLCAAWPTQLLRARLSGIGDPTDGAVKLLFAGLDPAVVAVGPDVVSDFDTAAQLEAIRARLSPGGP; the protein is encoded by the coding sequence ATGACGGTCAACGCGATCATTCTCACCGGCGGTCGTTCGCGGCGCTTCGGAGGCGAGCACAAACCCGGTGTCGAGGTCGACGGACGGCCGACGATCTCCCGGATTCTGGAGAGCATCCGTGGTGCGGCAGCCGACGCCGCAGTGTGGGTGGCCGGCCCCGCAGACGGACTCTCTTCCTCGGAGCAGGAAGGCGTCCGCGTCGTCCGGGAAGAGCCTGAGTTTGCGGGCCCGCTGGCCGGGATCGCGGCCGCAGCGGCGGCGTTCCCGGCGGAGTCGGCCGATGTCACTCTCGTCGTGGCTGGGGACATGCCGATGATCACGGCGAGCCACCTCGGTGATCTCATCTCCATCTGTCGGGCCACCGGACGTCCGGCCGCGGGCACCGACGATCGAGGGAAGACGCAGTTCCTCTGCGCGGCCTGGCCGACCCAGCTGCTCCGTGCCCGTCTGTCCGGCATCGGCGACCCGACGGACGGGGCGGTGAAGCTGCTCTTCGCCGGTCTCGACCCGGCCGTGGTCGCCGTCGGCCCGGACGTGGTGAGCGATTTCGACACCGCAGCCCAGCTCGAAGCGATTCGCGCCCGACTCAGCCCTGGCGGGCCTTGA